The Homalodisca vitripennis isolate AUS2020 chromosome 7, UT_GWSS_2.1, whole genome shotgun sequence DNA segment cctcttgtttttattttaatcagtcCATGTATTCCGTTAATCATTAAGTATAATTATCTAATTACATTGGTTAgattacaataatttgaaatttacatgaattatattacatcattaacTAATTAcaacctaaattaaatttaaatattgaataattttaactgtacattcacataaactgttaaaacttcgaaaataattacaagtttttgCCAAGGCACTTGTAAATGCAATACTACCATAATTATGGGTTTCAAAACGTCTGCTTTGGTAGCTTGGAATTGGTTGGGACACAAGAAACTATCATATATGATATCTTATTTATTTCGCTTACTCTCtctaaacaattttaatcagGAAAAGCCTCTGCGTGCACATTACTgcaaaatgtagtgttactgatttcctATTAATCCAATTAATCTCATTACTTTCACAAAAAAAACTTTAGATAAGTGATGTATAAAGAGTTGTATTGAGTCACTAAGAAATACAGAATACAAAtacactgaaaaataataaaggattCAAAtggttattttgttgaaaatgagATAGAAAGTTTAAGTAATATCGTAAGTGACTTGAAGACCTAGAAAATGATTTTCGAGGAAATTAATAATTCCTTCTCTCAACAAGAATTTGCTGGGTTGATACTTTGAAGCTACAACTTCCTACTTCCACTTGAGAAGGAAGAGAGAAAACAGACCCATAGATGACAGTATTCTTAAACCACCATCATGAAAAAAAACGGCTGGTAgtccattttaatttttcaagagtACGACTTAATCCCCGAAAATTTTGGACTGAGCATGaagaaaattgaatttattgATATCTACGTTGGTAACATTGTTGCTACTCTGTTtcatgtaaattttccaatttgcAATATATTCCTGGGAGTAATTTTTAGGTTAGGATGTTTACACTTTCCGTTGCCTTTGCTATTACAGTACTGCTGATACAgacttcaaaattgtttatttaagattaaatatgATTGGTAGAATTGATTGTACATGACAGGGATGTTGTAATTTGCCAAAAATTCCGACATTCAAAGCACTATGAACTGTAGCTgtataatcattttataaacttatataaagttCTCATGATCAAATGTTGATCTTCCCAAGTAATTTCATTTTGTCAATTAGAGTTTCATGAAATCTTGGTGGGTTATTATTTCCAGAGCATATGTAATTCATCCTTACCGAGCCTATGCATGAATAAAAGTTATGGATACAAAGGTTAAGAGCAATAATTATAAGATGGTTGAAAAATAGattcaaaattacagtatttaatatttcatttgaaaaccCTATATATACCGTCAACgctaagagaattgtaaattacaatgttataaatcGGTAAAGAGGCCTCATCCATTTTTGAGGGGGGAGGGGTGGAAAAAGCCGTCAGCTTTAATTCACCGTGTTTAGAACACATGACACACTAGTGTCTCAGTCTGCCCAAGATCACACCTGATCGTGCAAGAATTTTCCAGAGCTTCTAtgagaaaataaagtaaagagtttgtattttatactagGCTAACTGTTCAACAGCAACCCTGAATTGTGTAATTAATATAACAGACAATAGAGTAAATAGTATCAAGTAAATTATACggaaataataactaaatttgtatactACGGAAATCATTTCAGTTTTTTGAACGTTTTCACAATATTTCCTTCATTCTTCAGCTTAGGAGTTTTTTACCTCTTACTTATGTGATCTGTCTGAATATGATAGCCTAGCTTAGGAAAGACATTCCTCATATAAATTTTGTGACCGAATCACGctccatttcaaatattttttacagctgTACTTATCTTAAACATCTACCAAAATGTGTGAAGCCAAAATTGCTCCTCGCCAGACAAATGGACTGTAAAATTCGACGATATGACTCTGGTACAGCTTTTATTGGCTACTACATTATCCATTTCACGATACCAAAACACCCTCGACTTAGTTTTAACCGGTCCTCGCTTTTTATGAATATGCCAAACTTTCCTCTCAAAGTATTGGAGTATTGATTTTCCAGCTCTTCTGGACCTCAAATCTCTCCAACCAGCAGACCCCATGTCCGAGTCTCCACTAGACACAGTGTCCCTAAAGTTCTTGTCATAGATATAAAACTTCCCTCCGATAACAGAGAATCTCTGCGTGTTCTGCCGGGTAAGGAGCAGATCTTTATCAGGAGCTGAGGGATCGCAAGCAGACAGCTTATTGAATGGGGGAACATCTATCAAATTTGGATTTTCAATAAAGACAAACAAGTCATTCAAAACTTGAGGATCAGCAGCCACTTTTTCAACAGTTTTGATTAAGTCACacgttttatagttataaatgtaCAAGTGAAAGTAGATCCTGATCGCGAGGTAATCACCatgtatacaacatttttttgacATATTACCATAAAACATGTGGCTTGATCTGAACGGAAGAAACTCTAATCGATTTAGGTTGTACACATGAAAATTGTTAAAGGGTCCATTTTCCTCACGAGCAGCAACTAGAATGTCCTGTGATGTTTTGGAATGGTACAATTCCTTAATACTACAATTGAAATTGGTTAGCAGTATTTCCTCCTTCAACTTAAGTCCCGTTTCCAAATTCCAAACGTGCATAATCTGTCCATTTTTTTGACAACCGACAAAAACATTCCCGACTACGGCAAATCTTATGGAATAACTCTCGTCTTCCTTCAACACTGGCATTGCCATATCCTCTACATATTTTTCTGGCCTTTTTTCAGGTTCATTGAAGATAAATACAAAATCTAAAGGCCACTTTGTCGAGTGAACTTCATAACTGAAAACAAGAACGGCAATGTTTTGGACTACCACGACTTTATCCTTGCCGAACATTTGGCACAAATCCACATCCCACTGCGGAAACAAACACATCGGCTCACACAAGTCGCTGGGATCTTTGCAAACATCCCAGACTCCCACACTATTCCCGTAGATTCTCAAGACAAGGTCGTCAGTCAGGAATGTGCACTGAGGGTGTGCAGACTTGCTGCTATCAAATTGTTGACGAACGCACCTCCCGAGACGCCAGTTTTCCCACAGATGAATCTACAGGAAAGATTAATTAGATACATTTGattactttaaacttaaattctattttaattttgaataattttattaacaaacgtTTCCCTATGCCAGTTCATAAGTAACACCAATGTAGTGTTAAGTAATtggattaatataaaaatgggCAGCATTTTTAGGGTTAAGTACAAAATTTGAAtacttagatttatttaaattgttcaataaaaatatggTAGAAAAGCTGTACAAATGAATAGCATCAAGTTCATAAACTAACAGTAAACTACATttatttccatcaaaattaatacaacattaataaACTGATTAAGTTGAAACATCCATTCTTAAcccaaaataaagaaatcatCAAAAGACCACAATttcttctttaataaaatattgttatactatGTTCAAATTATTATAGTGATTGCAATTTGattagataattataaaatttaattctagtATACAAAGGTTTTTCATAGatatttaatttgagttttttactGGCAAGAGCATTTTGATCCCAGTTATGGGTATTATCTACTTTTATTAGTTTGCCACAGCTTGGGGACAAATTGGAATAATCACATTTCCCATAATATTATAATCTACAGTGTGGATTTACCCAAAGCCTTTAACAGTGTAAAACATTCTGTATTAATCATGAACTGTTCTGAATTAGTTTATATCATATGTACTTGAAATGCAGTAAAACATAAAGTCAGTTGTGTTACTTACTAACAAATTTTCATGAAGACAGCTTGTAAAGTTTGGCATATAAGGTAAGGTCCAATCTTACGTCAATTGCTTTTTTATATGCATTCAAAATGCAATTTAGCAATACTGCATGTTAATTTTGTTGCTATTCACCACGTAGTACCTAACTTAAAAAATCTGTACCTCAGAagctaagaaaaaaacaatttgaaaaattgaaatttgttttattgacttgGTAGTATAGAATAGGTAACAAAATGTATGGAATTTTATTCATGATTCGAAATTCACTGTGTTGAGAACACAGTCGTCAATATCCTGTTATTAAATCTTTGGGatctaattattgatattttgaaatgtaaagtcAATTACTTGTTTTAGACCAAATCTTTCATGTGCACAATATACGTGtataataaaaagattgaaattagTTATGATGAAATAagatatagtaaattaattaccaAACTGAAGAAATCTCAAATGAAGGCACTACTactattaatactataaaattaacagctagtaacaataaacattatCACTGAGTAGCAACTAAATGATTTACATAGATACAGAATTAGCAccaaaaatcacaataaaatagtAGACGAATGacacgaaataaaaaaatgtgcGCATCTCAAATTGCCTCTGTTATGAAACATTTGTACACACaatctgatataaaataatattaaactgagaattacagtaaaataaccaatattttgttgtacaattgcagttttatgtttttgaccctaataaagttttaaacttaaatctcaACAGAGAGTCATCAGTGCAATATACAAAGTTTCATAGTTGTAGCCATAACCATCATCATTCacaaacattataaacaaaactgGACTGAACTCTGATCTCTGTGGGACACCATACTACAAGCGGATTTTTATGAGAAAAGATTGTATATTCAATTATCCGTTTTCTGTTCCAAaggaataagttaattttatatatccttagtatttacactaaattaaattaaatttcataaaaagttacaacaattcctaatttattgtaaattaataaacttttaaagaattactCTATATAAACTAAGGCACTATTGTGATTGGTTGTTCTAACTaaagaatattgtatatataatgtcaataataaaacaaataattgtgaCACTGAAAAAGGCATCATTGGTGAAACAATAAAAGTTTAGTACaacaatttataaagttaaaagtaattattaatattttattcctaattaattattatagtttacttTGCCCTTTTCAAGCTTATACTGAAAGTGAAAcgaatccaaaaaaaaaacacacacaaaaatactaatatttgatTCAGTATAAGTCTGAAGTAGTAACCTGCTAGGCAAAAACATACTTTATACCTCTTGTTTTTATCTTAGTCAGTCCCTGTATTCCGTTAATcattaagtataattatataattacattggttagattacaataatttgaaatttacatgaattatattacatcattaacTAATTAcaacctaaattaaatttaaacattgcataatttaaactgtatattcaCATAGTTATTCACAActgttaaaacttcaaaaatagttACATGTTTGTGTCAAGGCACTttcaaatacaatactattataacCATGCTTCTTGGGTTTCAAAATGTCTGCTTTGGCTGGTTGGAATTGGTTGGGGCACAAGAAACTATCATAGTAAAACTTGGAGATCAAAGATCGGACCTGAGGATGGTGACGAGGGgggttccacagggctctgtccttggtccctttcttttcataatttttgttaatgacTTACCTAATTTTCTTCTAGAAAAGTGCCTTCTTTATGCCGATGACACCACACTTTATACATCTAGTCCTGATCGAGAACGTAATgaattggtaattaattatatgaagGAGCGTTGTGATCTTTGGTTTTCATCCAATAAGCTTatcttaaataatgataaaactgaAGAAATCATCTTTAGCTTAAGTAAATCTCAATTGGATCTATTGGATGTAAGATATGATAGACTGAGTAAAACCCAAAAGTCTTTCAGCTTTGTTTGCATAAGACAGTTAAACTTCTTGGAATTAATTTGGGTTCTAAATTGATGTGGGACATTCATGTACTTGCCTTTCTAGAGTTTTATTTCTGAtccgtaaattaaaaatgtgtactcaTTTAGATTTAGTGACCCaagcttattatgcattttttcattCACGTTTACTTTATGGTATTACTCTTTGGGGTAATTCCAGTGGAGCTCAAGAAGTTTTCATGTGGCAAAAAAAAGTGGTCAGGTGTATAAAAGGTCTGGGGGATAGAGATTCATGTCGAACTATATTTCCTGAGCTTAAAATACTCACATTACCTAGTCTATTTATCTTCTACAGTCTCACCCATGTCAAggaaaacttaaatagttttatttcaagaaGTTCAATCCACTGTTACAATACCAGAGGTCAAGATCTATTGGATGTAAGATATGCTAGACTGAGTAAAACCCAAATGTCTTTTAGCTTTGTTtgcataaaactttttaataaattgcccttGAACATTAGAAACCTTCCAATTAacgcttttaaaacaaaaattaaaaattggctgattagtcaggcattttatagtgtagctgaatttgaaaatgggaatTTCTATTCTGTAAAATTGTAATCcaagatattatgtaaatatgtgttttttacttgaatatttacatttatttgtgtatttaatttatttataggttttattcatttatatgtttttaacttattacacttattgttatacattttaaatgtagatttacCATATCTTATTCACTTTTGTTGACTATAGATGTATTCTATTTGACCCATTTAATTTGACATGTAACGTTTAATATCTAAGATTAAGGCTACACTAAGGCTGTGTAAGTTTGACTATGTCTATTGCAACTAATGTTGATtaatgacaataaacatatttcatttcatttcattttatatatggTATCTTATTTATTTCGCTTACTCtctaaacaattttaatctaCTAAGAATATATCAACCACAAACACCCATTCTCTTTACAAGtactttaaaacacaaataactgCAATACTCTTTCTGGATGTAACAGCTTTGTAACTAGAACaattataacaatgaaaatatagaGTTAACTCCAGATGTATTATCAGTACTAGATCAAATCAACAAGTGAATGATTGTGCAAGCGAACATATTAGTTAAATCTATTGAATAGAACACATGACACACTAGTGTCTCAGTCTGCCCAAGATCACACCTGATCGTGCAAGAATTTTCCAGAGCTTGTATGAGAAAATAAAGTAGTTAAAgagtttgtattttatactag contains these protein-coding regions:
- the LOC124366397 gene encoding uncharacterized protein LOC124366397 isoform X2 — protein: MEILPVEIVASIAQYLSIDELVTCCSICKSWREIFGYDLLWRSRCDQSLAEYLRKTDSIVEPHFVSPLPDSSTLSPLGEWRLNYMRQIHLWENWRLGRCVRQQFDSSKSAHPQCTFLTDDLVLRIYGNSVGVWDVCKDPSDLCEPMCLFPQWDVDLCQMFGKDKVVVVQNIAVLVFSYEVHSTKWPLDFVFIFNEPEKRPEKYVEDMAMPVLKEDESYSIRFAVVGNVFVGCQKNGQIMHVWNLETGLKLKEEILLTNFNCSIKELYHSKTSQDILVAAREENGPFNNFHVYNLNRLEFLPFRSSHMFYGNMSKKCCIHGDYLAIRIYFHLYIYNYKTCDLIKTVEKVAADPQVLNDLFVFIENPNLIDVPPFNKLSACDPSAPDKDLLLTRQNTQRFSVIGGKFYIYDKNFRDTVSSGDSDMGSAGWRDLRSRRAGKSILQYFERKVWHIHKKRGPVKTKSRVFWYREMDNVVANKSCTRVISSNFTVHLSGEEQFWLHTFW